In Bombina bombina isolate aBomBom1 chromosome 6, aBomBom1.pri, whole genome shotgun sequence, a single genomic region encodes these proteins:
- the LRRC4 gene encoding leucine-rich repeat-containing protein 4, with protein MNLLWLVTVHHTWKAILFSAIYLMVQAWISCAAFSGPQNCPSVCSCSNQFSKVVCTRRGLSEVPRGIPSNTRYLNLMENNIQMIQADTFRHLHHLEVLQLGRNSIRQIEVGAFNGLASLNTLELFDNWLTVIPSGAFEYLSKLRELWLRNNPIESIPSYAFNRVPSLMRLDLGELKKLEYISEGAFEGLYNLKYLNLGMCNIRDMPNFTPLIGLEELEISGNSFPDIKPASFHGLRSLKKLWIMNSQINNIERNAFDDLTSLVELNLAHNNLTSLPYDLFTPLRYLVELHLHHNPWDCDCDVLWLSWWLREYIPTNSTCCGRCHSPPHMRGKYVVEVDQSLFQCSAPFIMDAPRDLNISEDRVAEFKCRTSPMSSVRWLLPNGTVLSHASNHPRITILNDGTLNFSHVLLTDTGVYTCMVTNMAGNSNASAYLNVSTAELNTSNYSFFTTVTVETTEMAPEVISMIFKPVPTTSTGYQPAYTTTTTVLIQTTKMPKQVAVPTSDAGDKMQTSLDEVMKTTKIIIGCFVAVTLLAAAMLIVFYKLRKRHQQRSTVAAARTVEIIQVDEDIPSGSPTGVSGEGAVVLPTIHDHMNYNTYKPAHHGAHWTANSIANSLHSTITTISEPYIIQTHTKEKVQETQI; from the coding sequence ATGAATCTCTTGTGGCTGGTAACTGTGCACCATACCTGGAAGGCCATCCTGTTCTCTGCTATCTACCTCATGGTGCAAGCTTGGATCTCATGTGCAGCATTCTCGGGGCCTCAGAACTGCCCTTCTGTCTGTTCCTGCAGTAATCAGTTCAGTAAAGTGGTCTGCACACGCAGAGGCCTCTCTGAAGTCCCCCGAGGTATCCCATCCAACACTCGGTACCTCAACCTTATGGAGAACAACATTCAAATGATCCAGGCTGACACTTTCCGACACCTTCATCACTTGGAAGTTTTACAACTTGGCAGAAACTCTATCCGTCAAATAGAGGTTGGAGCTTTTAATGGTTTGGCCAGCCTAAACACACTGGAGTTGTTTGACAACTGGTTGACAGTAATCCCCAGTGGGGCATTTGAGTATCTTTCCAAATTGAGAGAGTTGTGGCTCAGGAACAATCCTATTGAGAGCATCCCATCCTATGCCTTTAATCGGGTCCCATCCTTGATGCGGTTGGACCTGGGAGAGCTCAAAAAGTTGGAATATATTTCTGAGGGGGCATTTGAGGGATTATACAATCTGAAATACCTTAACCTTGGGATGTGTAATATTAGAGACATGCCAAACTTCACACCATTAATAGGgctagaggaactggaaatatctGGAAACAGCTTCCCTGACATCAAACCAGCATCCTTCCATGGGCTGAGGTCACTAAAAAAGCTGTGGATAATGAACTCCCAGATTAACAACATAGAACGCAATGCTTTTGATGATCTGACATCCTTGGTAGAGTTGAACTTGGCACACAATAATTTGACCTCCCTCCCCTATGATCTTTTTACTCCCTTAAGATACTTAGTTGAGTTGCACTTGCATCACAACCCATGGGACTGTGATTGTGATGTTCTATGGCTATCGTGGTGGCTGCGAGAGTACATCCCCACCAATTCGACATGCTGTGGTCGCTGTCACTCCCCACCGCACATGAGGGGAAAGTATGTGGTAGAAGTGGACCAATCATTGTTCCAGTGCTCAGCTCCTTTTATTATGGATGCTCCTAGGGATTTAAATATttcagaggacagagttgcagaatTTAAGTGTAGAACTTCACCAATGTCTTCTGTTAGGTGGCTGCTGCCTAATGGGACTGTGTTGAGTCACGCTTCCAACCACCCCCGGATTACCATCCTTAATGATGGTACATTAAACTTCTCTCATGTCCTATTGACCGACACAGGGGTCTACACATGCATGGTAACCAACATGGCGGGGAACTCAAATGCTTCGGCCTATCTTAACGTCAGCACGGCAGAACTCAACACGTCCAATTACAGTTTCTTCACCACTGTCACCGTGGAGACTACAGAGATGGCTCCAGAAGTCATCTCCATGATATTCAAGCCAGTGCCAACAACTTCCACAGGTTACCAGCCAGCATACACCACCACCACAACCGTGCTCATCCAGACTACCAAAATGCCCAAGCAGGTGGCTGTGCCAACATCAGATGCAGGAGACAAAATGCAAACTAGCCTGGATGAGGTGATGAAAACCACAAAGATCATTATTGGCTGTTTTGTGGCAGTTACATTGTTGGCAGCTGCCATGCTTATTGTGTTTTACAAGCTACGCAAACGGCACCAGCAGCGGAGTACCGTGGCTGCCGCACGAACTGTCGAGATAATCCAAGTGGATGAGGACATTCCCAGTGGGAGTCCCACGGGAGTATCAGGTGAGGGGGCGGTTGTGCTGCCCACCATTCACGACCATATGAACTATAACACCTACAAGCCAGCACACCATGGGGCCCATTGGACGGCTAACAGTATTGCTAATTCTCTACACTCCACAATTACCACCATCTCTGAACCTTATATAATTCAGACCCACACAAAAGAGAAGGTACAGGAAACTCAAATATga